The window TTGGAATATCGTCGCCGCTAGTAAGAACCTAAAGCTATCCTCGAAGCCATTCAAgtcatttatattctttttagtaacataatacATTACACCAGCCTTTACATCTTCATGTGTAAAATATGCTACTTCTCTTTCCCGAGCACTGGTTTTCTCTCCGGAACTTCtgattatcttttttattaggCCGTATTTTGGCTTCCTAAGTAAGGTGTATATCGGGTCGCTTGCCGTCAGCTTCGCGAGTCCGGTAGCATCGATTGTGTTCAATGTGATTTTTGTCTTATCATTATCGACTCTCAAATCGCTGAGAATCACTAACGGTTGTACGACCACTTCTATCGTGAAGGGTGGTGTCGCGTTACTGTTATGGACAAATGCGATTAACTCAAAACTATCGTTTGCTGCTGTCATGTCATTCTGCATATAAATTACTACTTTGTTAATTAAATCTTTGTGAGAAAAAAATGTTACCGGGTTACGGCCGACATAAACCATTCCATGGAGTGGAGAGCGTGTTACGTTGTACCAAACTTTCGACGTTTTCGCGTTGGTTTCAACGTATATTTGGTCCGTAGTGACAGCGGCTACATTAGAACCTTGTTGCAAATTTATCGGGTGCAGTGACGTTGCGTTCAATATGACAGGAACAACATCGATAGTGAAAACAGTGTAGGTAGGTTTGAACTGTCCGTCCCACACTCTAAAGTAAAAAGTAGCAGTCTGCAATATCCCTGAATGTTCGTATATGACCCTACCGTTGTTAACATCATCTTGCGTAAACTTATTTATCGACTGGGCTTCATCGACAGATTGATTTTTATCGAGCATCACTATTCGGCCTTGTGTTGGACCACTGATGATATCGTACAGAATTCCTGCTGGCCCGGTATCGGCATCTTCCGTTAGCAAGTCACTTTTAGTTATAGTATAGTTTTCACCTTGCACTACTTGTATTTGTGGGGTGTCCGTTAATAAACGGAACGGCTGATCGTTGACCGCTATAACATGTATTGTTATAGTGACATTACAAAAGCAGAACGTAATCGGGAAGCAAGTATAGGGACATGTCAATTTTGTCCTGGACCGTATCCGAATCATCATGCACGTAATTTACAACTCCATTTTCCAATTGTGACTGGGTTAGCGAAGATAGCAAGGGTTTCAATTCTCCGTGTGCAGGTTGCGACCACTGCGCCTCGATCTGCGGTTGACGTAAGCCCGCCTGCGTCTCCAAATACGCTATCACATTAGTCACATTCACTTTCACCGGAACTTTGTCACCTTCCTGAACTTTAATTGGCGGTATGTGCACGTATCTCGCCAACCCACCCGACGACACAGATATGTCGATATTAAAACTCTGGTCAGTCAATGGTTTCGCCAGAGCAGCTTCGATGGTGAATATAAAGGAGTCGTTCGTGTATAAATCAGAGAAAGGATGAGTATGTTCGTAATAAACTATGGAATTATTCACGTCTTCCTGAGTAAATTGTTTTATCGATCTATGGTGGTTCTCTCCGTTCAACATTATCAATCGGCCCAGTGTCGGCGCTCTGTCAACCTTGTAAACTATCGGTCTGGTTGAATCCGAACATTTCGACATAAGAATGTTATTCGTCAATGGTTCTCTCATAAGTGGAAATACTCGAAGGTTGTTTTgcgtattaattttaaagatacAGATTTCGTCGAAATGAGAAAAGTTATTTTAGATAATTCGTGAAGACCGTCGCTAACATTGAATATCATTTTTCCCTTTGTACCATctgcaacaatatttttacaggaTGAAATAGTCTTTCTGCTACGTTATTCTTATATACTTTTCAAGAGATATATGAAATCAGGCTTACTTCGATGTACAAAAATGACTCGGCCGTTATCAATGTCAGCTTGACTGAAGGTAAGCACGGGCGTTTCGATATCACCCGTCATAGCAATATAACCAGACACTATGTCGACAACCTGAATCGTAACATTTTCGAGCGGAGTATCGATATCGTTCACATCTGAAAACAAAAGTagaaaaattcattataaattatatttcggcTTATTTTATTCCAGAAccttttattgttattacgttaTATTACGTTATATATCCATCAACATGGACGACAAATGGCATGTAAAGATTGCCGGAACTCGCTAGATGCACTCTTTTAATAGTTCggtctagaaatctttaggcaaggcctatgttcagcagtgaacttcaTGTGACTGATGATGGTGACTATATTCTATAACCTATATCGACGGTTGTAAGGCTACTAATTGATTTTTAAGCAGTATTTTATTTCGgtattaatacatacatatttatacaatataccTTTTTAGCGACATTtgaaaatagattaattttatctaataaaaGATCACTTATCAATTAACTTAGTCaaattttaaaactgaataGTCACTTACAAAGTTCGTTTCTCGTGAAAGTAAAGGTGCCTCCTTCCCATACACATAGACCCGTGTTAGCCGCCACAATGGGAGTCTCGTCGTTAACCGGGACTATAGTGATTCGAACAGTGAAGGGCTCACTCTCTTTATTATTCTCAGTGAGTGCGACCAACCTAAACGAGTCTGCGGCCTCTTCCGACCCGTCGTTTACATACTAAAATCatttgcaattttataataaataacagtaatattataagtgctAAAGTCATAACATGCGGACGAGAACTGGTTGTGTCAGCTTACGATATATCACCAAATTATAGGATGTAGTTGAATTTGCAATACCGAAATCGCAATcacgaaattattttattgtaactacaTCTAGAGGCATAAAATCAAACGCGATGTTAATTACCTGTATATTTCCTGAATTGAGCTTCAAAACGGGCAACAAATTTAACTCTTGCTCGCCCATCACAATCTTCCCGTACTTCGGTTTCTCGACCACTTTATACGACACCACTTTACCTCTGTAATATTCTGTGATCGTCTTGAACAAGTCAGGTCTGACACTAATAGCGTCACCCTCAACGACGGTTAAATTTGAAGCAAAGATGTAAAAATGTTCCGGTATTATTATAACAGTAAGTTCGAGATCACGCAGCCACACTATGCCGTTCGTGACGTCCATTTTTATTCGATCTCTGGTTCGATTTACTCCAGACTGGACGTACATTAGTCGGTTGACGTTTATAACAGATTGGTCGAAGACTTGCGTGTGTACGGGCTCTTCGTTATAATTTTCCAACTCGACTGTGCCCGGAGTCGAGATAATTTCGAGCCAACCATGGTAGGGGCCATCAGTCACCTTGTAAACTATGTTGGAAGGTTCAATTTGGGGATGCATAACCtgagatatataatattaatcaattatagaaatatattaatcacgtttaataaataataatcatgtaATGCCATTAAAATAAAGGTTATTTAAGCTTACGATAAACAACTGAggcaaaaaaatacatacttccAAAATATCCTTTGTGATGTTAACACTTGTAGATTCCTCAACGACAAGCGGTCTGTTTGCAGTTACTTTCAACGGCTCCCAGTAGCTTGATGGGAATATCTTGATATTGTACAAGCCCTCACCCCACGTGTCTAGACACATTACTTTAAACCTATAACAAATGTACTCAATTAACGGAGTTGTAAAGAattgttaaagtaaattaagtTCTATAAATAATGTCTTAAGGACTGATTTTCATAGATACGAAAAAGAACCTTTACCTGAATTGATCAGAAGGAGTCTTAGGCTCTCTGTGCCTGTAAGCAACTCTGCCTGCCGCTATGTCCAGCTGAGTGAATGTGTATGCTCCCTGACCCTCCCCGACTTCTATAGAACCGTGTTTAGCCTCTAAAGTGACCTCGTATCGAATATCCTCTTCAAGGCAGTTCATGTTCGTGTCCACCTTGAATATTAAACCGCTTcaatgcatttaaaatgttgacgttcggtttattaaatttagttagTGTCATTTTCGtacactaaattacattataaaaaatgagtGTACACGCAGCTTTAGTTTCGGgctgtaaaaataaagtaattttttaaattgtatgttcaaattaatatatatctCACCTGCATATCCTTCGAAGTTATGACCACAGCTTTGCCGTTCTCTACAATAGATCCATTCGACGGGTACATCCTTATGAACGGCGGCGATGCCTGTATCTCCAAATTACCATTAACATCAAATACTCCATCCGATATCCAGAAAGCCATCCTTCCATATTCTTTACCCTGATGCTTGAATAACACCAAGTTCTTATTGATGTCATCCTGCGTGAAAGTTGCTATTTGTTCTGAAGGATTGTCGGCCCGAAAAATGCCGCCATTCGGAGGGTCTTTTGGCGACCTTTGAACAGTATAAACGATATCTGAAGGTTTGGTGTCCAAATCTGCGTCGTCATAACTGAGATCTCTCGCAGTTATCAGTCTAGCTCCACCGTGCACTATATGAAACACGTTATTGTTGACCCTGACCGGACTGTTGTCGTTCTTTAATATAACATCGATGTGGAAAACGCCTACGTATTGAAAATCTTCAGGTTCAGGACTCAAAGCCATAAAATGAAACGAATCATGACGACTTTCAGAATCATCGTGAGAATAATACACTCTGTCAGAATTCAATTCTTCGAGCGTAAAATACGTGGTGTTGTCTCTGAGAACCTTCAACATTTCATTGATAACTTCGATCTTGCCGTGTTTCGGCAGGcgagttatattaaaaattaaattggtcACAGCATCGGTCCGGAAATTTAAATGCGTGGTGGGTATAACCATTCTGGAACCTTCGGTGACTTGAAGCCTTTCTAAGGTGGTGTGCACTCGGCCGGTGGAGTGGTCGGGTAGCAGCAAGCCGGGGAGGTGTCGTATTGTCATCACGCCAGTTATATTCTCGCACTCGGTCGCGCCCACCACAAAGGAGAACTCATCCTGTATGTGCGAATACGCGCGTCTATGCAGCCTGTACCACAGTTGGTCAGAGTCGATATTCTGTTGAGTAAACGTGCTATGAGCTTGCAAGTGATGTTTTCCCGACGATAGATGAAGTATGCCATACTTAGGCGTTCTTAGTATTGTGTACAAAATTCTTTCGCTAGGCAGCGTCAACGGCTTCGTTTTGAAGTGCAAATGTTGTGAAGATATGAAGGCTTCTCTGGTGTTATTTAGCACTAACTCTTCATTCATCGATTGATACAATTCCAGTCTGATGAAAGTTAGTCGAAAATCGTATAACGTGTTCGTTCGTATCGAGCCTACTGAGGCTTTAAACTGTAGaacaaataattcaatattttatattaattgtaagaAAACGTAatgttaagagcgtttacgcgtccgcgcgccgtatgtctcaaaaacagcacttctcgaaggagataatatccatcaaaacattattttaaaaacataagaaTTAGTAatcattatagaaaattttgtagtCTAAATAGTtagtagagattttttttagatttattgagtatttgtaaattctttaatgaatactgaacagaggttttcttATTTGCGCTTCggacgtctatttcgaagctcaaaatatcttaaatcactaaggaacataacaatattttatttttatctaactaaaaagatcctgaagaaaaaagttagtagagaaaaaatatcttttatgtttaattcatgagaaataaaaattcaaagaattcgaaaatatcacaaatgttggtcatttaaatgattttttataactatatcttacttaattgaatataatattggattactataatagaagaacatctccttaaaaacatacaatttaaaaattcaacaaaattagttctgttttttttctataaatattttaaatatcactataaaacgcaacgcgcaaatcttttcaaattagtccgccttgaggctctCTAGAGGGAGGACGTATCGCTCTTCGCTTTGACCTGTCTCCAGTTggcctttgctgtgcgtagaaaaaatagtcacgtgtatacagtgattgccacatcttagtactttagtaagtaaaatgattttttctttaatgagtgacaataattttagtagtttctattaattattattatattattatgtttcagacacaatgggaagtaaaactatttctaggcaagataAGGAAACGctacaacgctgaaacttcggttAAAGCAAGAGCTAAAAGGTTggtgtactaatgttataacatgcgtctgtagttggTGTTggttttactcattaaacacttgagcaacagttactcaaaggaaaaaaatggaacccTAAGCTAAAAACTCACAAAGCGGTATTTACCCGCGCCCGCCGTGATTGCGGGCCCGCAATTCCTAAAGCATGCAAATATATGTCAAAAATCGATTAGCCCATTAAAATGTCACATGAGCTTTgcattttttagaggacgcaattttatttttggaccatgtgtggggggtcaatagaagcttaacctcaagtttgtggggtcgccacccttgtcccctggccgccatcatggataaaagggtgaaaacacttttttcgcgatatctcggaaactgtCCGTCTTGTAAacgcccgccttgcgataatcgctcgccaagtttgcaggacataatcggaaccgcggcggttgcaaatcgcacagatctccggtcgtcatgagtttggaaataaaacagccgtttctcaaccacggcgggcgcgagtaaaaaccgcttcgtgagttcttagccttataggatcactttgctgtgccgttgtcaaaacgtttacaactcgccaaattaCTCAGTGCGCGactcccactcgcacttggctgatttttttgcataatgcataggtacgcttacttttaACTAACAAGGTATTAGTGATCACTGGTCagcactattaaaaaaaatcaagtgacgagagacgaatacctatatctttctcctgtttgaaccttagaaataagcgatttggtaatttatgtagctagtgaataaaacaactagtagtagttagtatacctatcttcttaactatttgggctagtttaggtttacacgctcatttattttacatattactttatcctgacgtttaaccctgtgcaggtttcggcgtcattatacttgtataaattaaacgcgtctagatccatatgcagttttacttaagtatgtagtgtttgcgtaaacttcgataacaataatagtatgttctaaatatatttttttaatttttaggtaatcgaaCCTGAAactacactcaaaataaatgaggttattaaaagccgcaaaattatagattttcaatatttcttggatcaaattaaaatactcaataaccacaacagagcaacaggttgtagtatcgaacatttacaactattgataATGAATTAATGAAGTGTagtatgtgcaatatggaatttaagctatttacctctaagagatatactgatagtatggacgaaTATCGTGGAGCTGTAAATGGATCTTTGATGACTGGatttggtagatcaaatttaaacgaacagttagcttccatagatttatcaatattaacgcaaaatgtttacatgaaatgttacgacgagttaactaaataattgaaatcagctgcagaggacaggatgcaagaggccgctaggaaagaaactgataaagctgttgcctgtggcgatgtaaaagacggtattcccatacttacagtcatagctgactgctgttggtcgaaaaaaaagtacagaaccaactattttgcttcgtcgagtgtcgcaaatattatgcaaaactatggatacaaaactagtaaattgttatacatggatgtacaatcgatcgattgatgatcgacgTCACTGAGAAGcactacctattaaaaaaaaaactatccaaaaaaatataaccaacttccgaaaaaagaagtctttttatttctcactttttagttatacacctaaaaatgacatctcattacatacaccttctgactcaaaatataaattccaatatgtaatttctaatgacttaattacaACTTTCAAtatgctaaatattaaaaactgcagttctatggagtaattatgtggtccattataaatatcgtagcacagtaattttcctctTCCTTTCCTAAGCACAtggtaattttcctgatttattgtctgattacggagttctggtgcctatctttcggcttcatgatgagctccactttactaaagtgaaaataacaatttgtaaaattgccgttaaaatttgttataaatgtttattttcttttataattacaaaatgatacatataaactatttcatgaagaattcttatataattaacaatagaattcttcattcatcataaattcataaatcttaagttacattccaattagattataattaaagcgaaaagatcaaaattggttggtctgactataaagatagccgacgcgccaactctacgcacacagctacgcacggttctgtgtgagtgaattttgcgaagaattacctatagttgacttcacgcgctgcacgtaaacgctcttaatcaAAAAATTTTTTTCCTAAGATATCTCGAGATACGAAGCATCTCATAGTGATATATTACCTTAAACTCGTCA of the Manduca sexta isolate Smith_Timp_Sample1 chromosome 27, JHU_Msex_v1.0, whole genome shotgun sequence genome contains:
- the LOC119190900 gene encoding chondroitin sulfate proteoglycan 4-like, with protein sequence MSGGPVDSFTQHDVDAGLISYVHGAGAGGQLNKTSLRVSDGIETSGPGILRISIVPLQVRLVNNTGLQLVHNSYAIIAADNLTFTTNADETNVQVKYDIVKPPQFGVVERLRVLDSTWQTVDSFTSEMVSFGRVRYMHLVGNPTHDEFKNIDSDQLWYRLHRRAYSHIQDEFSFVVGATECENITGVMTIRHLPGLLLPDHSTGRVHTTLERLQVTEGSRMVIPTTHLNFRTDAVTNLIFNITRLPKHGKIEVINEMLKVLRDNTTYFTLEELNSDRVYYSHDDSESRHDSFHFMALSPEPEDFQYVGVFHIDVILKNDNSPVRVNNNVFHIVHGGARLITARDLSYDDADLDTKPSDIVYTVQRSPKDPPNGGIFRADNPSEQIATFTQDDINKNLVLFKHQGKEYGRMAFWISDGVFDVNGNLEIQASPPFIRMYPSNGSIVENGKAVVITSKDMQVDTNMNCLEEDIRYEVTLEAKHGSIEVGEGQGAYTFTQLDIAAGRVAYRHREPKTPSDQFRFKVMCLDTWGEGLYNIKIFPSSYWEPLKVTANRPLVVEESTSVNITKDILEVMHPQIEPSNIVYKVTDGPYHGWLEIISTPGTVELENYNEEPVHTQVFDQSVINVNRLMYVQSGVNRTRDRIKMDVTNGIVWLRDLELTVIIIPEHFYIFASNLTVVEGDAISVRPDLFKTITEYYRGKVVSYKVVEKPKYGKIVMGEQELNLLPVLKLNSGNIQYVNDGSEEAADSFRLVALTENNKESEPFTVRITIVPVNDETPIVAANTGLCVWEGGTFTFTRNELYVNDIDTPLENVTIQVVDIVSGYIAMTGDIETPVLTFSQADIDNGRMVQREK